Proteins encoded in a region of the Rothia mucilaginosa genome:
- a CDS encoding ABC transporter ATP-binding protein: MRKIMANTVWSVVYAFRNHPVWTVSYLASVVCLSLFPALQMEAVTRLVEHLGQSQDEVLPLALGVSFVLAGYIALGQASDSLRMILNSRMSSTGIQNVSSRLATCSSQEIASGDYARSSRAAHDAVTGGSLGSQVSTMGALIFIIFSTGALSYSVGKINVYASLCMLAGMIPVALMSHLYSSKNAEAMEKIYSYSYNAWHSTNQIAQITTARELAILNARSFFAHRANQERKKSGEEEIGLARYILRIHTIVGFISAALLALALILLATSSPPPGVLAGAVIGITSAIVSLGSMGSDLSSMAAGSNAIDIYRKFISSAQPGQKNPIADIYPEISSVSIRNLAIQYPKADSLALKNINLTFGPGQMIGIVGPSGSGKTTLVNALMGMLKPSSGDILIGGKSVQDISPDDLLANVGVVSQDYGRYELTVRENLLLGLSQEAVERLGDADLWSALSVACADDFVRGLEGGLDAQLGESFGGVGLSGGQWQRLALARVVLRDAPVWVLDEPTSAVDAETEEEIFARLKVAAVGRLVVLVSHRAWTLRGVDSVVVLDGGCVVEQGTYQDLTTDPTSRFRKLFASQLEGK; this comes from the coding sequence ATGCGTAAGATTATGGCTAATACTGTTTGGTCCGTGGTTTATGCTTTCAGAAATCACCCCGTATGGACCGTCTCCTATCTAGCGTCTGTTGTGTGCCTATCGCTATTCCCCGCTTTGCAGATGGAGGCTGTCACTAGGCTTGTTGAGCATTTGGGTCAGAGCCAGGATGAGGTGCTCCCACTAGCTCTGGGGGTTAGTTTTGTGCTGGCAGGATACATTGCCCTGGGACAAGCATCAGACTCTCTGCGTATGATTCTAAATTCTCGAATGTCAAGTACAGGTATTCAGAATGTATCTTCTCGTTTGGCGACTTGTTCTTCTCAGGAAATCGCGAGTGGTGATTATGCTCGCTCATCAAGGGCAGCTCATGATGCTGTGACAGGGGGGAGCCTGGGGTCTCAAGTTTCTACTATGGGTGCTCTGATATTCATTATTTTTTCAACGGGAGCCCTTAGTTATTCCGTAGGAAAGATCAATGTATATGCTTCACTCTGCATGCTTGCAGGCATGATTCCTGTTGCCTTGATGTCACATCTCTATTCGAGTAAAAATGCTGAGGCAATGGAAAAAATATATTCATATAGCTACAACGCATGGCATAGCACTAACCAGATTGCACAAATAACTACTGCTCGTGAGCTTGCAATTCTTAACGCTCGTTCATTCTTTGCGCATCGCGCTAATCAAGAACGGAAAAAATCTGGTGAGGAGGAAATTGGCCTAGCTCGTTACATCCTCAGAATACATACAATTGTTGGTTTTATAAGCGCTGCATTGCTAGCTTTAGCCCTTATTCTTCTAGCCACCTCGTCGCCGCCTCCCGGTGTTCTTGCTGGAGCTGTTATAGGTATTACCTCGGCTATAGTCTCGCTTGGCTCGATGGGAAGCGACCTTAGCTCGATGGCAGCGGGGTCAAACGCCATTGATATATATCGAAAGTTTATTTCTAGCGCACAGCCCGGGCAGAAAAATCCGATTGCCGATATCTACCCTGAAATCTCCAGCGTTTCCATCAGGAATCTTGCTATCCAGTATCCAAAAGCTGATTCTTTAGCTCTTAAAAACATCAATCTCACTTTTGGTCCCGGGCAGATGATTGGTATTGTCGGGCCCAGTGGATCAGGAAAGACAACCCTAGTAAATGCACTTATGGGTATGCTGAAGCCCTCCAGTGGAGACATTCTCATTGGAGGTAAGTCGGTACAGGACATATCGCCTGATGATTTATTGGCAAATGTGGGTGTGGTGAGTCAAGACTACGGCCGTTATGAACTGACTGTGCGTGAAAATCTTCTTCTGGGTTTGTCGCAGGAGGCGGTTGAGCGTCTTGGTGATGCTGATTTGTGGTCGGCTTTGTCGGTGGCTTGTGCTGATGATTTTGTGCGTGGTCTTGAGGGTGGTTTGGATGCTCAGTTGGGTGAGTCGTTTGGTGGTGTTGGTCTTTCGGGTGGTCAGTGGCAGCGTTTGGCGTTGGCGCGTGTGGTTCTTCGGGATGCGCCGGTGTGGGTTTTGGATGAGCCGACCAGTGCTGTGGATGCTGAGACTGAGGAGGAGATTTTTGCTCGGTTGAAGGTGGCTGCTGTGGGGCGTTTGGTGGTGTTGGTGTCTCATCGTGCGTGGACGTTGCGTGGTGTTGATTCTGTGGTGGTGTTGGATGGTGGGTGTGTTGTGGAGCAAGGAACCTACCAAGACCTAACGACCGACCCTACATCACGCTTCAGGAAGCTCTTCGCCTCCCAACTGGAAGGGAAATAA
- a CDS encoding ABC transporter ATP-binding protein, with translation MKNLFSSILWSFRLAWKTCPATLVSTALSLAVIACIPVSQSLLIGNTVSALSGSYGGAAWIYIIALALVVGINIIAQRWVRSNMLILKSKMNYRVHCMLNTRLSTFPLSDIGSTKSQEDIRAAREAISKQELQVHTMSVMTLVSSFAMVFLLCFNIANVSIVAAIFAALCSLPLSIAMVILAKRDYAIYTLMYEDYRVENYYLDNLMAQSRAQELHLMRASQFFSQRVASWRRRAAGRELSLESVRGIISIVAGLLCSVLLFASLYFLVDSGADISYVAGSLIGIIACVAATQEVGYSFGQIINGALSVQQFRRVCDSDTYEHASEIKTSNPNHENISKIICKDVSVQYEGASSFALKDINLELMNNQMIAVVGASGAGKTTLINAILGITPIAQGSITYKGASSESKYNMLANVGLVSQDYGRYELTVRENLLLGLPQEAVERLDDADLWSALSVACADDFVRGLEGGLDAQLGESFGGVGLSGGQWQRLALARVVLRDAPVWVLDEPTSAVDAETEEEIFARLKVAAVGRLVVLVSHRAWTLRGVDSVVVLDGGCVVEQGTYRELLKAEGKFMEIFKNQISEDSAGRKTSTERGYKDA, from the coding sequence ATGAAAAATCTATTTTCCTCTATACTCTGGTCCTTCCGCCTAGCCTGGAAAACCTGTCCCGCGACCCTGGTGAGCACCGCCCTATCGCTAGCCGTCATCGCCTGCATTCCTGTGAGCCAGTCCCTGCTGATCGGTAATACAGTATCAGCCTTGAGTGGTTCATATGGTGGCGCAGCATGGATTTATATTATTGCTCTTGCTCTTGTCGTCGGAATTAATATCATTGCTCAACGCTGGGTAAGAAGTAACATGCTTATCCTCAAATCAAAGATGAACTATCGGGTTCACTGCATGTTAAATACCAGGTTATCTACATTTCCGTTATCTGATATAGGTAGCACAAAATCACAGGAAGATATACGTGCTGCTAGAGAGGCAATATCGAAACAGGAATTGCAGGTTCACACCATGTCAGTTATGACACTGGTGAGTTCCTTTGCGATGGTTTTTCTCCTCTGTTTTAATATTGCGAACGTCAGCATTGTGGCAGCAATTTTTGCGGCGCTGTGTTCACTACCTCTATCTATTGCAATGGTAATCCTCGCTAAACGTGATTACGCAATATACACCCTAATGTACGAGGACTATCGGGTAGAGAACTACTATCTAGACAATCTGATGGCTCAAAGTCGCGCCCAAGAACTTCACCTCATGAGAGCCTCCCAATTTTTCTCGCAACGCGTAGCGTCCTGGCGACGCCGGGCAGCCGGTAGGGAATTGAGCCTTGAAAGTGTTAGAGGAATCATCTCCATAGTTGCAGGGCTACTCTGCTCTGTCTTACTTTTTGCGTCCCTGTACTTCCTTGTGGATTCAGGCGCCGATATATCGTATGTGGCCGGATCGCTGATTGGAATCATTGCCTGTGTTGCCGCGACCCAAGAGGTGGGATATTCATTTGGTCAGATTATTAATGGAGCATTATCTGTTCAGCAATTCCGAAGGGTGTGCGACTCTGATACTTACGAGCATGCTTCTGAGATAAAAACTTCTAACCCTAACCATGAAAATATTTCAAAAATTATATGCAAAGATGTATCCGTTCAGTATGAGGGCGCGTCGTCTTTTGCGCTTAAAGATATTAATCTTGAGCTGATGAATAATCAAATGATTGCAGTAGTTGGTGCCTCGGGCGCGGGAAAAACAACACTAATAAATGCAATTCTTGGAATTACACCAATTGCCCAGGGGAGCATAACGTATAAGGGTGCTTCTTCTGAGAGTAAATACAACATGTTGGCAAATGTTGGTTTGGTGAGTCAAGACTACGGCCGTTATGAACTGACTGTGCGTGAAAATCTTCTTCTGGGTTTGCCGCAGGAGGCGGTTGAGCGTCTTGATGATGCTGATTTGTGGTCGGCTTTGTCGGTGGCTTGTGCTGATGATTTTGTGCGTGGTCTTGAGGGTGGTTTGGATGCTCAGTTGGGTGAGTCGTTTGGTGGTGTTGGTCTTTCGGGTGGTCAGTGGCAGCGTTTGGCGTTGGCGCGTGTGGTTCTTCGGGATGCGCCGGTGTGGGTTTTGGATGAGCCGACCAGTGCTGTGGATGCTGAGACTGAGGAGGAGATTTTTGCTCGGTTGAAGGTGGCTGCTGTGGGGCGTTTGGTGGTGTTGGTGTCTCATCGTGCGTGGACGTTGCGTGGTGTTGATTCTGTGGTGGTGTTGGATGGTGGGTGTGTGGTGGAGCAAGGAACCTACCGGGAGCTACTGAAGGCAGAGGGAAAGTTTATGGAAATTTTCAAAAATCAGATCTCTGAAGATTCTGCAGGGCGCAAAACTTCTACTGAAAGGGGCTATAAAGATGCGTAA
- a CDS encoding methylenetetrahydrofolate reductase: MTTVHPALSFELFPPRSHASCESLLHTIAELEGTNPDYVSVTYAGDAKRRQKTLALLDHLVHETSLTPLAHLICAGHSVHELERAVRLILGLGVRGFLALRGDIQEGQVSELPFARYLVELIRRVEREDFAHLAAGKVSIGVAAYPQKHPESASLLQDIEILLSKQRAGADFAITQVFFEDERYSALVDSARLAGVDIPIIPGIMPVTSLKRLQNLCQMAGMEVPTDLAYALETATSDAELHRIGVEYALNQCRAVMDAGAPGLHFFTFNEHAAVLDVLDQLDLPRYSNRFSQPLSELEFA; the protein is encoded by the coding sequence ATGACGACAGTTCACCCGGCTCTTTCTTTTGAGCTGTTCCCTCCGCGCTCACACGCGAGCTGCGAGTCGCTACTGCACACGATTGCGGAGCTTGAGGGCACCAACCCCGACTACGTGTCGGTCACCTACGCCGGTGACGCGAAGCGCCGCCAGAAGACCTTGGCGCTGCTCGACCACCTGGTGCATGAAACCTCCCTCACCCCGCTGGCTCACCTGATTTGTGCGGGCCATTCGGTGCACGAGCTGGAGCGTGCGGTCCGCCTGATTCTGGGTCTGGGCGTGCGCGGCTTCCTGGCTCTTCGCGGTGACATTCAGGAGGGTCAGGTTTCTGAACTTCCTTTCGCCCGCTACCTGGTAGAGCTCATTCGCCGCGTGGAGCGTGAAGATTTCGCTCACCTGGCTGCTGGCAAGGTGTCGATTGGTGTGGCGGCGTACCCGCAGAAGCACCCCGAGTCCGCATCCCTGCTGCAGGACATTGAGATTCTGCTGTCCAAGCAGCGTGCCGGCGCGGATTTCGCGATCACTCAGGTGTTCTTTGAGGATGAGCGCTACAGCGCCCTGGTCGATTCGGCACGCCTGGCGGGCGTGGACATTCCGATTATTCCGGGCATCATGCCGGTGACCTCGCTGAAGCGCCTGCAGAACCTCTGCCAGATGGCGGGCATGGAAGTCCCGACGGACCTCGCCTACGCCCTAGAGACAGCAACCAGTGACGCTGAGCTGCACCGCATCGGTGTTGAGTACGCGTTGAACCAGTGCCGCGCCGTGATGGATGCGGGCGCACCGGGTCTGCACTTCTTCACCTTCAACGAGCATGCGGCGGTTCTGGACGTTCTGGACCAGCTGGACCTGCCCCGATACAGCAACCGTTTCTCCCAGCCCCTGAGCGAGCTGGAATTCGCCTAA
- the metE gene encoding 5-methyltetrahydropteroyltriglutamate--homocysteine S-methyltransferase, with product MSNTAFPAATIVGYPRVGRFRELKKAQEAFWKGKATLQELQDTAADVQRTYFERVTAAGLKADNYSIPATFSYYDQVLDVVRLFTLVPERLAEAKDGRGLLDLPGYFALARGTETLPPLEMTKWFDTNYHYLVPEIGAGTEIKLNLEAIDEQLEVAKQAGVKVRPQIVGPLTLLLGAKAEQGSAEDFSPVDRLDEFVAAYAQVLEQLAERGVEWVQLDEPGLTVDRADNAKVAELAERTYRTLAAGEKRPQILVTSPYGSLRENLPALLGTGIEALHLDLVHGVYSKAELESVSAAGVHLVAGVVNGRNVWRADVRAALKTLEALPGAFEGAVSVSSSTSLQHVPHDLELEDPAEVPVDGLAFADQKVAEIALLARGLAEGEAAVEPELKAADEALARFAADPRKHNEEIRARAAAVAPEDFDRPTIDVRRAAQADLNLPKLPTTTIGSFPQTAEIRRHRAEARAGKISAEELNGFLRDEIASVIKLQEELGLDVLVHGEAERNDMVQYFAENFDGFATTRHGWVQSYGSRCTRPSILFGDVKRHGEGLRGEAFTVPWSSHAQSLSDKPVKGMLTGPVTILAWSFVRDDQPRRETANQVALALADEIADLEQAGIRIIQVDEPALRELLPLRRDEQPQYLDWSVNSFRLATSGVKDSTQIHTHLCYSEFNEIIDSINALNADVTSIEAARSHMELLADIPESFVSGLGPGVWDIHSPRVPSQEEIESLLKAAIGYGTIADLWVNPDCGLKTRDYEETKQSLRHLVDATKAIRASL from the coding sequence ATGTCGAACACCGCATTCCCCGCCGCCACCATTGTTGGCTACCCCCGCGTGGGCCGCTTCCGCGAGCTGAAGAAGGCTCAGGAGGCTTTCTGGAAGGGCAAGGCAACCCTGCAGGAGCTGCAGGACACCGCCGCTGACGTGCAGCGCACCTACTTCGAGCGCGTGACCGCTGCGGGCCTGAAGGCTGATAACTACTCGATTCCGGCAACCTTCTCCTACTACGACCAGGTGCTCGACGTGGTTCGCCTGTTCACCCTGGTTCCCGAACGTCTGGCTGAGGCTAAGGACGGCCGCGGCCTGCTGGATCTGCCCGGCTACTTCGCACTGGCGCGCGGTACCGAGACCCTGCCTCCGCTGGAGATGACTAAGTGGTTCGACACCAACTACCACTACCTGGTGCCCGAGATCGGTGCCGGCACCGAGATTAAGCTGAACCTTGAGGCTATTGACGAGCAGCTCGAGGTCGCAAAGCAGGCTGGCGTGAAGGTCCGCCCGCAGATTGTTGGCCCGCTGACCCTGCTGCTGGGCGCTAAGGCTGAGCAGGGTTCCGCTGAGGACTTCTCCCCCGTCGACCGTCTGGACGAGTTCGTTGCCGCATACGCTCAGGTGCTGGAGCAGCTGGCTGAGCGCGGTGTTGAGTGGGTTCAGCTGGATGAGCCGGGCCTGACCGTGGACCGTGCCGACAACGCGAAGGTCGCTGAACTTGCCGAGCGCACCTACCGCACCCTGGCTGCCGGCGAGAAGCGCCCGCAGATTCTGGTGACCAGCCCCTACGGTTCCCTGCGTGAGAACCTGCCGGCACTGCTGGGTACCGGCATTGAGGCTCTGCACCTTGACCTGGTGCACGGCGTGTACTCGAAGGCTGAGTTGGAGTCTGTTTCTGCCGCTGGCGTGCACCTGGTTGCCGGTGTTGTGAACGGCCGTAACGTGTGGCGTGCCGATGTTCGCGCGGCACTGAAGACTCTGGAGGCGCTGCCCGGCGCATTCGAGGGTGCCGTGTCGGTTTCCTCTTCGACCTCCCTGCAGCACGTGCCGCACGACCTGGAGCTGGAAGACCCCGCCGAGGTTCCCGTGGACGGCCTGGCATTCGCTGACCAGAAGGTCGCTGAGATTGCTCTGCTGGCTCGCGGCCTGGCTGAGGGTGAGGCTGCTGTTGAGCCGGAGCTGAAGGCTGCTGATGAGGCGCTGGCTCGCTTCGCCGCTGACCCGCGCAAGCACAACGAAGAGATTCGTGCCCGCGCCGCAGCTGTGGCTCCCGAGGACTTCGACCGCCCGACCATTGATGTTCGCCGCGCGGCTCAGGCTGACCTGAACCTGCCGAAGCTGCCGACCACCACCATTGGTTCTTTCCCGCAGACCGCTGAGATTCGCCGCCACCGTGCGGAGGCTCGTGCGGGCAAGATTTCCGCTGAGGAGCTGAACGGCTTCCTGCGTGACGAGATTGCCTCGGTCATCAAGCTGCAGGAGGAGCTGGGCCTGGACGTGCTGGTTCACGGTGAGGCTGAGCGTAACGACATGGTTCAGTACTTCGCTGAGAACTTCGACGGCTTCGCAACCACCCGCCACGGCTGGGTTCAGTCCTACGGTTCGCGTTGCACCCGCCCCTCGATCCTGTTCGGTGACGTGAAGCGTCACGGTGAGGGCCTGCGCGGTGAGGCATTCACCGTTCCGTGGAGCTCCCACGCACAGTCGCTGAGCGACAAGCCGGTCAAGGGCATGCTCACCGGCCCGGTGACGATTCTGGCGTGGTCCTTCGTGCGTGACGACCAGCCGCGCCGCGAGACCGCTAACCAGGTGGCTCTGGCTCTTGCCGACGAAATTGCTGACCTGGAGCAGGCGGGCATCCGCATCATTCAGGTGGACGAGCCGGCTCTGCGTGAGCTGCTGCCCCTGCGCCGCGATGAGCAGCCGCAGTACCTGGACTGGTCGGTGAACTCCTTCCGCCTGGCAACCAGCGGCGTGAAGGATTCCACTCAGATTCACACCCACCTGTGCTACTCGGAGTTCAACGAGATTATCGACTCGATTAACGCTCTGAACGCTGACGTGACCAGCATCGAGGCCGCCCGCTCGCACATGGAGCTGCTGGCTGACATTCCGGAGAGCTTCGTTTCCGGTCTGGGCCCGGGCGTGTGGGACATCCACTCCCCGCGTGTTCCTTCTCAGGAGGAGATTGAGTCCCTGCTGAAGGCTGCGATTGGTTACGGCACCATTGCTGACCTGTGGGTGAACCCCGACTGTGGCCTGAAGACTCGTGATTACGAGGAGACCAAGCAGTCTCTGCGTCACCTGGTGGATGCCACCAAGGCGATCCGCGCGTCCCTCTAG
- a CDS encoding M13 family metallopeptidase, whose product MTTNSGITKEWVDETVKPGDDFFRHVNGKWLATHEIPADRPKDGGLYTLRDNAEKHVRELVEKIAKEQPESRIGALYNSFMDVEKIEADGLEPLLKEIAPILNSATPSHLAVTLALLSRAGLPQLFAWYTSNDPKDPKNYTFFLYQSGLGLPDESYYREEKHEAACAAYVEHIARMFELTGLAEGFGLTPEQAAQLVFTHESELARLHWNVVENRDAEATYNPYQATELEEKFPGFPFSQWLLALGADPETLGQVIVAQPSFFEGAAKLFTSIPLMSWKLWAVWTVLRSRAPFMYDELVQESFNFYGKTLSGTQQIRERWKRGVGAVEKALGEEIGQEYVAVHFPPSHKEKMLVLVGNLLEAYRESIESLDWMTEATREKALEKLSKFVTKIGYPDKWRDFSALELVPGDLFENLRRTGAFDADWLIARKGQPVDKSEWLMTPQTVNAYYMPPANEIVFPAAILQPPYFNPDADDAANYGNIGMIIGHEIGHGFDDQGSRYDGDGKLESWWTEEDYAKFKERTAALVEQYNAYVPVGLDPKFHVNGELTLGENIGDLAGMSIALKAYRLALKKQGIESLDDAPVIDGMTGIQRFFFSNARGWCTKSRPQHAEVMISVDPHSPDEFRVNGVVRNIDEFYEAFDVSEGDALYLAPEERVRIW is encoded by the coding sequence ATGACTACTAACTCTGGAATCACTAAAGAATGGGTGGATGAAACCGTCAAGCCGGGCGACGATTTCTTCCGCCACGTCAACGGTAAGTGGCTTGCTACCCACGAAATCCCGGCGGACCGCCCCAAGGACGGCGGCCTGTACACCCTCCGCGATAACGCAGAGAAGCACGTGCGTGAGCTGGTGGAGAAGATTGCGAAGGAGCAGCCGGAGTCCCGTATTGGCGCACTCTACAACTCCTTCATGGATGTTGAGAAGATTGAGGCGGACGGCCTGGAGCCGCTGCTGAAGGAAATCGCCCCGATTCTGAACTCGGCAACCCCCTCCCACCTGGCTGTGACCCTGGCGCTGCTGTCTCGTGCGGGTCTGCCGCAGCTGTTCGCCTGGTACACCAGCAACGACCCGAAGGACCCGAAGAACTACACGTTCTTCCTGTACCAGTCGGGTCTGGGTCTGCCGGATGAATCCTACTACCGTGAAGAGAAGCACGAGGCTGCATGCGCGGCGTACGTTGAGCATATTGCCCGCATGTTTGAGCTGACCGGTCTGGCTGAGGGCTTCGGCCTGACCCCGGAGCAGGCGGCTCAGCTGGTGTTCACTCACGAGTCTGAGCTGGCTCGCCTGCACTGGAACGTTGTGGAGAACCGCGACGCCGAGGCGACCTACAACCCGTACCAGGCGACCGAGCTGGAGGAGAAGTTCCCCGGCTTCCCGTTCTCCCAGTGGCTGCTGGCGCTCGGTGCCGACCCGGAGACCCTGGGTCAGGTTATTGTGGCTCAGCCGTCCTTCTTTGAGGGTGCGGCTAAGCTGTTCACCTCCATCCCGCTGATGAGCTGGAAGCTGTGGGCTGTGTGGACTGTTCTGCGTTCACGTGCGCCGTTCATGTACGACGAACTGGTTCAGGAAAGCTTCAACTTCTACGGCAAGACCCTCTCCGGTACCCAGCAGATTCGTGAGCGCTGGAAGCGCGGCGTGGGCGCTGTCGAGAAGGCTCTGGGTGAGGAGATTGGCCAGGAGTACGTGGCTGTGCACTTCCCGCCTTCGCACAAGGAGAAGATGCTGGTTCTGGTCGGCAACCTCCTTGAGGCGTACCGCGAGTCTATTGAGTCGCTGGACTGGATGACTGAGGCAACCCGCGAGAAGGCGCTGGAGAAGCTGTCGAAGTTCGTCACCAAGATCGGTTACCCCGATAAGTGGCGTGACTTCTCCGCACTGGAGCTGGTGCCCGGTGACCTGTTTGAGAACCTGCGCCGTACTGGTGCGTTTGATGCTGACTGGCTGATTGCCCGTAAGGGTCAGCCGGTGGATAAGTCGGAGTGGCTGATGACTCCGCAGACCGTGAACGCGTACTACATGCCGCCGGCGAATGAGATTGTGTTCCCGGCAGCGATTCTGCAGCCGCCGTACTTCAACCCGGATGCTGACGATGCGGCGAACTACGGCAATATCGGCATGATTATTGGCCACGAGATTGGTCACGGTTTTGACGATCAGGGTTCCCGCTATGACGGCGACGGCAAGCTGGAGAGCTGGTGGACCGAGGAGGATTACGCGAAGTTCAAGGAGCGTACCGCAGCGCTGGTGGAGCAGTACAACGCGTACGTTCCGGTGGGTCTGGACCCGAAGTTCCACGTGAATGGTGAGCTGACTCTGGGTGAGAACATTGGCGACCTGGCTGGCATGTCGATTGCATTGAAGGCGTACCGCCTGGCGCTGAAGAAGCAGGGCATTGAGTCGCTGGATGACGCACCGGTGATTGACGGCATGACCGGTATTCAGCGTTTCTTCTTCTCGAATGCTCGCGGCTGGTGCACGAAGTCCCGCCCGCAGCATGCTGAGGTGATGATTTCTGTGGATCCGCATTCGCCGGATGAGTTCCGTGTGAACGGTGTGGTGCGCAATATTGATGAGTTCTATGAGGCGTTTGATGTCTCTGAGGGCGATGCACTGTACCTGGCTCCGGAGGAGCGCGTGCGCATCTGGTAG
- a CDS encoding DUF6318 family protein, with protein sequence MKNVTRRSALGMVVAAGGATLLAACGAQPQATSGSASASGSASASASASKSVRSDYSGVAVLEGYTSKPADYQPGTRTEPSKNAPVPVKPAVANENSVEGLYQSIAFFGAAIEYYMRTGKTEPLRECALDNSELKNFLEPDARSLGAGLQQGKIWMQDPAVTITMLTPQPERDGDTYNWDIRLTMDPGEFIASKERVQEAPSESERKDEVKRTLHGVYENGAWKLTGMRNSSSSSSALATASASAS encoded by the coding sequence ATGAAGAACGTAACCCGCCGATCCGCACTCGGTATGGTTGTAGCCGCCGGTGGTGCAACCCTCCTCGCCGCATGTGGCGCGCAGCCCCAGGCAACCAGTGGCTCTGCTTCTGCATCCGGCAGCGCGTCTGCTTCTGCGTCGGCATCTAAGAGCGTACGTAGCGACTACTCCGGCGTGGCAGTCCTGGAGGGCTACACCTCCAAGCCCGCTGACTACCAGCCCGGAACCCGCACCGAGCCCTCTAAGAACGCTCCCGTGCCCGTGAAGCCCGCCGTTGCTAACGAGAACAGCGTCGAGGGTCTGTACCAGTCCATCGCGTTCTTCGGTGCAGCCATTGAGTACTACATGCGCACCGGCAAGACCGAGCCGCTGCGTGAATGTGCACTCGATAACTCTGAGCTGAAGAACTTCCTCGAACCTGACGCACGTTCCCTGGGCGCTGGTCTGCAGCAGGGCAAGATTTGGATGCAGGACCCGGCTGTCACCATCACCATGCTTACCCCGCAGCCTGAGCGTGATGGCGATACCTACAACTGGGATATTCGCCTGACCATGGACCCCGGCGAGTTCATTGCAAGCAAGGAACGCGTGCAGGAGGCCCCCTCTGAATCGGAACGTAAGGATGAGGTGAAGCGTACCCTGCACGGTGTGTACGAGAACGGCGCGTGGAAGCTGACCGGTATGCGTAATTCTTCTTCCTCTTCTTCTGCATTGGCTACCGCTTCGGCTTCTGCTTCCTAA
- a CDS encoding DUF6318 family protein, with amino-acid sequence MKNVTRRSALGLFAAAGGATLLAACGSQSQASSGSASASGSASTSNAEVNNARADYSGVAVLDGYTSKPADYQLATRTEPSKNVPVPTKPAVANENSVEGLYQSIAFFGAAMEYYMRTGKTEPLRESAMDKSEIKSMLEPEDGTLGEKLVKGEVWMHDPTVTITMLTAQPTRDGKAYTWNTRFTVTRGEFMASKDKVLEVPESGRENVVERTLRGVYENGAWKLTGMKSESEASASASAS; translated from the coding sequence ATGAAGAACGTAACCCGCCGATCCGCACTCGGCCTGTTTGCCGCTGCCGGTGGCGCAACCCTCCTGGCTGCATGCGGTTCGCAGTCCCAGGCTTCCAGTGGCTCTGCATCTGCATCCGGTAGCGCATCTACCTCGAACGCCGAAGTTAACAACGCACGCGCCGATTACTCCGGCGTTGCAGTCCTGGACGGTTACACCTCCAAGCCTGCTGACTACCAGCTGGCAACCCGCACCGAGCCGTCCAAGAACGTGCCCGTGCCGACCAAGCCCGCCGTCGCTAATGAGAACAGCGTAGAGGGCCTGTACCAGTCCATCGCCTTCTTCGGTGCAGCCATGGAATACTACATGCGCACCGGCAAGACCGAGCCGCTGCGTGAAAGCGCTATGGACAAGAGCGAAATCAAGTCAATGCTCGAGCCGGAAGACGGCACTCTTGGCGAAAAGCTGGTCAAGGGCGAAGTTTGGATGCACGACCCGACTGTCACCATCACTATGCTTACCGCACAGCCCACCCGTGACGGTAAGGCATACACCTGGAATACCCGCTTCACCGTGACCCGTGGTGAATTCATGGCATCCAAGGATAAGGTTCTGGAGGTTCCTGAAAGCGGTCGTGAGAACGTCGTCGAGCGTACCCTGCGCGGTGTTTACGAGAACGGTGCATGGAAGCTGACTGGCATGAAGTCTGAATCTGAGGCTTCTGCATCGGCTTCTGCTTCCTAA
- a CDS encoding transcriptional initiation protein Tat: MATKKPARLTRRAALAAAGAGAATALGALLTPAQATTYRPTVRRTLHNGYYSNRYGRRGRVVISDYYGSSYSHYYYYGG, encoded by the coding sequence ATGGCCACCAAGAAGCCCGCACGCCTCACCCGCCGCGCAGCACTCGCCGCCGCAGGCGCAGGCGCAGCAACCGCCCTCGGCGCACTGCTCACCCCCGCACAGGCAACCACCTACCGCCCGACCGTGCGCCGCACCCTCCACAACGGCTACTACTCCAACCGTTACGGCCGCCGCGGCCGCGTTGTCATCAGCGACTACTACGGCAGCTCCTACAGCCACTACTACTATTACGGCGGCTAA